A single window of Abyssibacter profundi DNA harbors:
- a CDS encoding GNAT family N-acetyltransferase: MSDRHPQTPPAVLKEQSTRGGRYYIPLDGTRATAELTWRRNPDGSITADHTYVPDEWRGQGLAHRLVDALMQDAQTLGWQVIPVCSYVRAASRRNPDWQALTANRPV; this comes from the coding sequence ATGAGCGACCGCCATCCGCAGACGCCGCCGGCAGTGCTCAAGGAGCAATCCACGCGGGGTGGTCGTTACTACATCCCGCTGGACGGCACCCGGGCCACGGCCGAACTGACCTGGCGCCGCAATCCCGACGGCAGCATCACGGCCGACCACACCTACGTGCCTGACGAATGGCGTGGCCAAGGGCTGGCGCACCGGCTGGTCGACGCATTAATGCAGGACGCCCAGACCCTTGGATGGCAGGTCATTCCGGTCTGCTCGTACGTGCGGGCTGCATCGCGCCGCAACCCGGACTGGCAGGCCCTGACGGCCAACCGCCCGGTCTAG
- a CDS encoding hemerythrin domain-containing protein, with amino-acid sequence MSIHQPIPVDSIKEDETKAHQRPHDDVLGRVLEDHAEIKRRFNAISRAGSVADKREALHALIHKLVVHETAEQEILHPLTRSASNGADVAERRIEEESQAEELLARLERLDVDDPEFDSLITRLRDDVIQHAEAEEHTEFPKIEQSVSPDKLESLASIYRAAEATAPTRPHPNGPTSAAGNLALGPLVAIADRARDAIRQARKQ; translated from the coding sequence ATGTCCATACATCAACCCATTCCCGTTGACAGCATCAAGGAAGACGAAACCAAGGCCCACCAGCGCCCGCATGACGACGTGCTGGGCCGGGTGCTCGAGGACCATGCCGAAATCAAACGCCGCTTCAACGCCATTTCTCGGGCGGGTTCGGTCGCTGATAAGCGCGAGGCCTTGCACGCGCTGATTCACAAGCTGGTCGTGCATGAAACCGCCGAGCAGGAAATTCTGCATCCCCTGACCCGCTCCGCGAGCAATGGTGCGGATGTGGCGGAACGCCGCATTGAGGAAGAGTCACAGGCCGAGGAGCTGCTTGCGCGCCTGGAACGTCTGGATGTGGATGATCCGGAGTTCGACTCTTTGATCACCCGGCTGCGCGACGACGTCATCCAGCACGCCGAAGCCGAGGAACACACGGAGTTCCCGAAAATCGAGCAGTCCGTATCGCCGGACAAACTGGAGTCGCTGGCGTCGATCTACCGAGCTGCCGAAGCCACGGCACCGACGCGTCCGCATCCGAACGGGCCCACGTCTGCCGCTGGCAACCTTGCGCTTGGCCCCCTAGTCGCCATCGCCGATCGTGCGCGCGACGCCATCCGTCAGGCCCGCAAGCAGTAA
- a CDS encoding Rho termination factor N-terminal domain-containing protein: protein MPQAWTPKDERQYEHVKQSELERGRRVDEAKSIAARTVNNQRREDGRTPNTTTQGTGNPNTRLESRTVEQLRNRAAELQITGRSRMNKQDLVDAIRHHPSQR from the coding sequence ATGCCCCAAGCATGGACACCAAAAGACGAACGCCAGTACGAACACGTCAAACAAAGCGAGTTGGAGCGCGGCCGCAGGGTGGATGAGGCGAAGTCCATCGCCGCCCGCACCGTGAACAACCAGCGCCGGGAGGACGGCCGCACGCCCAATACCACCACCCAGGGCACGGGCAACCCCAACACGCGGCTGGAGTCTCGCACCGTCGAGCAGCTTCGCAACCGCGCTGCCGAACTCCAGATCACGGGCCGCAGTCGGATGAACAAGCAAGATTTGGTGGACGCCATTCGCCATCACCCGTCCCAACGCTGA
- a CDS encoding response regulator, whose amino-acid sequence MKLLVIDDCPTDQALIRSMLSSACPESDISVAEDAVDLTSEQFTAGYDCVLLDYRLPSTTGLDLLAQARATAVQTPPVIMLSGESDLRLAVEAMKLGSSDFLPKQDLNSALLAEAISNAVRRARAAARPAHRHDPVSIPEPSLHLHDQALRMAVRQHIAGQPQSSGGCGLLVMDTTFTPAYGAPLNDGESTALLRQAEQRLTAALRAGDMVHRIGPGRVAILLAGCATEPAIIAARDRIRRRLMGPYPLTPTRQASARADIGMAVYPANGTNEAELIRHALDSLSEQRCICVTPVAKPSLSH is encoded by the coding sequence ATGAAGCTTTTGGTAATCGACGACTGTCCCACCGATCAGGCCCTGATCCGTAGCATGTTGAGTTCAGCCTGTCCGGAGAGCGACATCAGTGTCGCCGAGGACGCCGTTGACCTCACCAGCGAGCAGTTCACCGCGGGCTACGACTGTGTATTGCTCGACTACCGGCTACCCAGCACGACCGGCCTGGACCTGTTGGCTCAGGCGCGCGCAACCGCCGTGCAAACCCCGCCGGTGATCATGCTCAGCGGCGAGAGCGACCTGCGACTGGCCGTGGAAGCCATGAAACTGGGAAGCAGCGACTTTCTTCCCAAACAGGATCTAAATTCGGCGCTGCTGGCCGAAGCGATCAGCAATGCGGTTCGTCGGGCTCGAGCAGCCGCGAGACCCGCGCATCGACATGACCCTGTATCCATCCCCGAACCCTCTTTGCACTTGCATGACCAAGCGCTTCGAATGGCGGTCCGTCAGCACATTGCGGGCCAGCCGCAATCATCCGGCGGATGCGGACTATTGGTCATGGACACCACCTTTACGCCGGCCTATGGCGCACCCTTGAATGATGGTGAATCCACCGCCCTGCTGCGCCAGGCCGAGCAACGGCTCACCGCCGCTCTGCGGGCCGGGGACATGGTCCACCGAATCGGCCCAGGCCGGGTGGCCATTTTGTTGGCAGGCTGCGCCACCGAACCGGCCATCATCGCAGCGCGTGACCGGATTCGCCGGCGGTTGATGGGGCCATATCCGCTCACCCCGACTCGCCAGGCCAGCGCCCGAGCCGACATCGGCATGGCCGTGTATCCCGCCAATGGCACCAACGAAGCCGAGCTCATCCGGCATGCACTGGACTCGCTGAGCGAGCAGCGCTGTATCTGCGTCACGCCTGTCGCCAAGCCGTCTCTCTCGCATTAG
- a CDS encoding 23S rRNA (adenine(2030)-N(6))-methyltransferase RlmJ — MLSYRHGFHAGNHADVLKHAVLTAIIEYLQRKPAPVYLIDTHAGAAQHRLDSEQARKTGEATRGIGRLWNADSPPALLQRYLGVLHHFNPSGELQVYPGSSAIMQSLMRDVDRLRAFDLHPTEHQNLTTQFRGQRAVRIEHGDGFKGLLGQVPPASRRGLVLMDPSYENKQDFSAVASSVEAAIRRFATGTYVVWYPRLARQSADAMLRRLHRLAPDNWLQVELNVKRQPSDGFGMFGSGLYVINPPWTLPSQLAEALPWLVKTLGEDDHAGYHLDHKIQ; from the coding sequence GTGCTCAGTTACCGCCACGGTTTTCATGCCGGCAACCATGCCGACGTACTCAAGCATGCGGTTCTGACGGCCATCATTGAGTATCTGCAGCGTAAACCTGCGCCGGTTTATCTGATCGACACCCACGCAGGTGCGGCGCAGCACAGGCTCGACAGCGAGCAGGCGCGTAAAACCGGCGAAGCCACGCGAGGCATCGGCCGGCTGTGGAACGCCGATTCGCCGCCGGCCTTGCTGCAGCGCTACCTGGGCGTGCTGCATCACTTCAACCCGTCGGGCGAGCTGCAGGTCTACCCCGGATCAAGCGCGATCATGCAGTCCCTGATGCGCGATGTGGACCGGCTGCGCGCCTTCGATTTGCATCCCACCGAACATCAGAATCTGACCACCCAGTTTCGCGGCCAGCGCGCGGTGCGCATCGAACACGGCGATGGTTTCAAAGGCCTGCTCGGGCAGGTTCCCCCCGCCAGCCGCCGGGGTCTGGTGCTCATGGATCCGTCCTACGAAAACAAGCAGGACTTCTCGGCAGTGGCTTCGTCAGTGGAGGCTGCCATCCGCCGTTTTGCGACCGGCACCTATGTCGTCTGGTACCCGCGGCTGGCCAGACAAAGTGCGGATGCCATGCTGCGCAGGCTGCACCGATTGGCACCCGACAACTGGCTGCAGGTCGAGCTCAACGTCAAGCGCCAACCCAGCGACGGCTTTGGCATGTTCGGCAGCGGGCTGTATGTCATCAACCCGCCCTGGACCCTGCCCTCGCAACTGGCCGAGGCGCTGCCCTGGCTGGTCAAGACACTGGGCGAGGACGACCACGCCGGGTATCACCTGGATCACAAGATCCAGTAG
- a CDS encoding DUF4169 family protein, which produces MGKVTNLNRVRKRKARETAARVADENRVRFGRPAAQRKQEAKERDQADRRLDQHRRESTDHDDSAS; this is translated from the coding sequence ATGGGTAAGGTCACGAATCTCAATCGCGTTCGCAAGCGTAAGGCCCGCGAAACGGCCGCGCGGGTCGCGGACGAGAATCGCGTGCGATTCGGCCGCCCAGCAGCCCAGCGCAAGCAGGAGGCCAAGGAGCGCGACCAGGCCGATCGCCGCTTGGATCAGCACCGGCGCGAATCGACCGACCACGACGACTCAGCCAGCTAG
- a CDS encoding LysE family translocator, which produces MQDTTVLLAFAASFFFIAASPGLCMTLAMSLGIRLGLRRTLWMMAGELVGVGLVAAAAVLGVGSLILGAPVAFALFKIAGAAYLFWSGWQCWLSPPPTLEATAATGDQSRAQLALQGFVTAASNPKAWAFNAALLPPFIDPARALAPQLTALLVILLCIEFVCLLAYAQGGRTLARWLTRGGHARWLNRVSAVLMWAVGIWLLAS; this is translated from the coding sequence ATGCAGGACACCACCGTCTTGCTGGCCTTTGCTGCCAGTTTCTTTTTCATCGCGGCGTCACCCGGCCTTTGCATGACGCTGGCCATGTCACTGGGCATTCGCCTGGGCCTGCGGCGTACGCTGTGGATGATGGCGGGCGAGCTGGTCGGTGTGGGTCTGGTGGCGGCTGCGGCCGTGTTGGGTGTCGGCAGCCTGATACTCGGTGCGCCCGTCGCCTTTGCCCTCTTCAAGATCGCCGGCGCGGCCTATCTGTTCTGGTCGGGTTGGCAGTGCTGGCTCAGCCCGCCGCCGACGTTGGAGGCAACGGCGGCCACCGGGGACCAGAGCCGGGCTCAGCTGGCGTTGCAGGGGTTTGTCACGGCCGCCTCCAACCCCAAGGCCTGGGCCTTTAATGCGGCCCTGCTGCCTCCGTTCATCGACCCCGCCCGGGCGCTGGCGCCACAGCTGACCGCCCTGCTGGTCATTCTCCTGTGTATCGAATTCGTCTGCCTGCTGGCCTACGCGCAGGGCGGGCGCACGCTGGCGCGTTGGCTGACCCGTGGCGGGCACGCCCGCTGGCTCAACCGCGTTTCCGCCGTGCTGATGTGGGCCGTCGGTATCTGGCTGCTGGCCAGCTAG
- a CDS encoding efflux RND transporter periplasmic adaptor subunit, producing the protein MRTWIGLVALLGMGLAWAQPPATPVQVDPVRVASTAGQLRIVARVVAPEAGEIAARTAGTIIRYAVDVGDTVRTGAVLAELDRKSQTSTLALAKADLARAEAQAVLAREQMQRVQALRGSSAFSESLLDQRTAELGVAEADVQLARVNVASAQTDYDWGLVKAPFPGVVTARPSNVGAWVNRGQPVVNLVNPAAFEIEADVPANRLRGLDAGTPVTVELAGASVPGRIRAIVPAENPATRTRPIRVTAEIPADLEGLAANASARVLLPLAGTSDALTVHKDAINRRGDAATVYVVEDGQAAVRPVTLGEAVGNRLVVREGLAAGELVVIRGNERLRPGQAVRFEPPGGADS; encoded by the coding sequence GTGAGAACATGGATTGGCCTGGTCGCGCTACTGGGCATGGGGTTGGCATGGGCGCAACCGCCCGCAACCCCGGTACAGGTGGACCCCGTCCGGGTGGCCAGCACGGCTGGACAGCTACGGATCGTCGCCCGCGTGGTCGCGCCCGAAGCCGGCGAGATCGCCGCCCGCACCGCCGGCACAATTATTCGCTATGCCGTCGATGTCGGCGACACCGTGCGCACCGGGGCGGTGCTGGCCGAACTGGACCGCAAATCGCAGACTTCGACACTGGCACTGGCCAAGGCGGATCTCGCCCGGGCTGAGGCGCAGGCCGTCCTCGCCCGGGAACAAATGCAGCGCGTCCAGGCCCTGCGGGGTTCTTCAGCGTTCTCCGAATCACTGCTGGACCAACGCACGGCCGAGCTGGGCGTGGCCGAAGCCGATGTACAGCTGGCCCGTGTCAATGTGGCTTCCGCACAGACTGACTACGACTGGGGCCTGGTCAAGGCGCCGTTTCCCGGTGTCGTCACCGCGCGGCCCAGCAATGTCGGCGCCTGGGTCAACCGCGGCCAGCCCGTGGTCAACCTGGTCAATCCCGCCGCTTTTGAAATCGAGGCTGACGTACCGGCCAATCGTCTACGCGGACTGGATGCCGGTACGCCGGTGACGGTCGAGCTGGCCGGCGCCTCGGTACCCGGCCGCATCCGCGCCATCGTGCCGGCCGAGAACCCCGCCACCCGCACGCGCCCGATCCGGGTCACCGCAGAGATCCCAGCGGATCTTGAGGGGCTGGCCGCGAATGCCTCGGCCCGGGTGCTATTGCCACTGGCCGGCACCTCGGACGCGCTCACCGTCCACAAGGATGCGATCAACCGACGTGGAGACGCCGCCACCGTCTACGTGGTCGAGGATGGCCAGGCCGCCGTTCGCCCGGTCACGCTCGGCGAAGCGGTGGGCAACCGGCTCGTCGTGCGTGAGGGGCTGGCCGCCGGAGAACTGGTGGTCATTCGCGGAAACGAGCGCCTACGGCCCGGCCAGGCCGTGCGCTTTGAGCCGCCCGGCGGAGCCGATTCGTGA